The DNA region CACTCATTTCACCGATTTCCTCGCCCAGTTCATTACCGATGAAGAGCGCTACACTGATGCCGACGCACAACCGGCCAGCGATCCTCATCAGATCCAGCGTGACGCCCTTGATCGCCTGAAAGCCTTGCTCGCAGAGCACATGAGCGACGAGCGCCTGCTGCTGACCTGGTTTGGCCAGTTCATGACCGAACCGCGTTACCCGGAACTGGTCACCGGACCGGAGCTGGGCGAAGAGGAATTGCTCGACAGCCTCGAACAAGGCGCCGTACTGATTCGCAACCCGGCCGCCCGACTGGCCTGGTCCGAGGTTGATGACGATCTGCTGCTGTTTGCCAGCGGCCAGAGCCGCCTGTTACCCGGCAGCCTGCGTGAACTGCTCAAACTGATCTGTGCGGCAGACGCGCTGCACAGTGAAAACCTCGGCCAATGGTTGGCCGATGATGAGGGTCGCAATCTGCTTTGCGAACTCGTAAAACAAGGAAGCCTGGGATTTGCCGATGAATAAAATCACTGTATCTGTCGCACAATGGCAGAAGAACAATGCTGATATCCGGCGTATACGCGACTCGGTGTTCATCGCTGAGCAGTCGGTGCCACCGGAGCTGGAGTGGGACGCCGAAGACGCAGATGCTGTGCATTTTCTGGCCCGTGAAGGTGACTATGCAGTGGGTACTGCGCGCCTGTTGGCGGACGGTGAAATCGGTCGCCTCTCGGTGCTCAAGGACTGGCGAGGCCTCAAGGTCGGTGAAGCCTTGCTGAGCGCCGTCATCGATGAAGCTGAAAAACGCGGGCTCGAACCACTGAAACTCAGCGCTCAGGTACAAGCTGTCGATTTCTACCAGCGTTTCGGTTTCGTGGTCACCAGCAAAGAGTTTCTTGAAGCCGGTCTGCCACATGTCGATATGCTTCGACAGGTGTAACGGACTTGAATATGTAGGCGTTTTCAAGAGCACTACATAATTGACGCCCTGCCCTTTGCAGGCTGGTATCACTGATGCCGGACTGAAAAAGGCAGGGCGTTTTTACGTCCAGCCATTCAGCTAGTGTCTATGGCGGCCGACACAGTGG from Pseudomonas syringae includes:
- a CDS encoding GNAT family N-acetyltransferase, encoding MNKITVSVAQWQKNNADIRRIRDSVFIAEQSVPPELEWDAEDADAVHFLAREGDYAVGTARLLADGEIGRLSVLKDWRGLKVGEALLSAVIDEAEKRGLEPLKLSAQVQAVDFYQRFGFVVTSKEFLEAGLPHVDMLRQV